A window of the Plasmodium vivax chromosome 12, whole genome shotgun sequence genome harbors these coding sequences:
- a CDS encoding triosephosphate isomerase, putative (encoded by transcript PVX_118495A): MTRKYFVSANWKCNGTQESVKALAASFNELDFDPAKLDVVVFPVSVHYELAKSLLKPKFHTGIQNVSKFGSGSYTGEISAEIAKDLNIEYVIIGHFERRKYFNETDEDVKDKLQQCLKNNLKVVVCFGESLEQREKNQTIDVITKQVNSFVHLIDNFDNVVLAYEPIWAIGTGKTATPEQAQEVHKEIRNIVKEKCGEKNANQIRILYGGSVNTDNCASLIKQEDIDGFLVGNASLKSSFVEIIKSAM, translated from the exons ATGACGAGAAAATACTTCGTATCAGCCAACTGGAAATGCAATGGAACCCAGGAGAGCGTAAAGGCCCTGGCGGCGAGCTTTAATGAGTTGGACTTCGACCCCGCCAAGCTGG ACGTGGTCGTTTTCCCCGTGAGCGTGCACTACGAACTCGCGAAGAGCCTGCTGAAGCCAAAGTTCCACACGGGCATACAAAATGTGTCCAAGTTCGGCAGTGGGTCCTACACAGGAGAAATCAGCGCGGAAATTGCAAAAGACCTGAACATAGAATATGTAATCATCGGACATtttgaaagaagaaaatactTCAACGAAACGGATGAAGATGTAAAGGATAAATTGCAACAGTGTCTAAAAAATAACCTAAAAGTTGTTGTTTGTTTTGGTGAGTCCCTAGaacagagggaaaaaaatcaaaccATCGATGTGATAACAAAGCAAGTTAACAGTTTTGTTCATTTAATTGATAACTTTGATAATGTCGTTTTGGCATATGAACCCATTTGGGCCATTGGGACGGGAAAAACTGCCACGCCTGAACAAGCACAAGAGGTTCATAAAGAAATCAGAAATAttgtgaaagaaaaatgtggagaaaaaaatgctaacCAGATTAGAATTCTCTATGGGGGTAGTGTTAACACCGACAATTGTGCTTCCCTCATTAAGCAGGAAGATATTGATGGGTTCCTCGTTGGCAATGCTTCTTTGAAATCATCCTTTGTTGAAATTATTAAGAGTGctatgtaa